A stretch of Lathyrus oleraceus cultivar Zhongwan6 chromosome 6, CAAS_Psat_ZW6_1.0, whole genome shotgun sequence DNA encodes these proteins:
- the LOC127098433 gene encoding membrane steroid-binding protein 1, whose product MGTFQLWWEAQKELIFSFTGLSPTTFFTGLAILFALFYVVSGLFGSSSSDRHHQTRHIQAEVPPLRPPVQLGEITEEELKAYDGNDHDKPLLMAIKGQIYDVSQSRMFYGPGGPYALFAGKDASRALAKMSFEDKDLTGDISGLGPFELDALQDWEYKFMEKYVKVGTIKKEVPVTESTGEPSETTPRDVDAVNPTAAAVKSDETPSNTLEKNGKRKKCC is encoded by the exons ATGGGCACTTTCCAGCTGTGGTGGGAGGCCCAAAAGGAGCTCATCTTCTCCTTCACCGGTCTATCACCGACCACTTTCTTCACTGGATTGGCGATTCTATTTGCTCTTTTCTACGTCGTTTCCGGTCTCTTTGGCTCCTCCTCCTCCGACCGTCACCACCAAACCCGCCACATCCAAGCAGAGGTTCCCCCTCTCCGACCCCCCGTTCAGCTAGGTGAAATCACCGAAGAAGAGCTCAAGGCCTACGATGGCAACGATCACGATAAGCCCTTGCTCATGGCCATTAAGGGCCAGATCTATGATGTCTCCCAGAGCAG GATGTTCTATGGACCCGGCGGTCCTTATGCTTTATTTGCTGGCAAGGATGCTAGTAGAGCTTTAGCAAAGATGTCTTTCGAAGATAAAGATCTGACCGGTGATATTTCCGGTCTTGGCCCATTTGAGCTCGACGCGTTACAAGACTGGGAATACAAGTTCATGGAGAAGTATGTTAAGGTGGGAACTATTAAAAAGGAAGTTCCAGTTACTGAATCCACCGGCGAACCATCAGAAACTACTCCCCGCGATGTTGATGCTGTTAATCCAACTGCTGCAGCTGTTAAAAGTGATGAAACACCTTCAAATACATTGGAAAAAAATGGAAAAAGGAAAAAGTGTTGTTAG